A single region of the Biomaibacter acetigenes genome encodes:
- a CDS encoding ribosomal L7Ae/L30e/S12e/Gadd45 family protein has product MLEKLKEAPSKTIGTKQTLKALERDKVAVVFLAQDAEEHVVSSLKELCLKKGIQIVPVATMKELGDACGIQVGAASAAILKQ; this is encoded by the coding sequence ATGCTTGAAAAATTAAAAGAGGCTCCCTCTAAAACCATAGGAACAAAACAGACATTAAAAGCGCTGGAAAGGGATAAAGTCGCAGTGGTTTTTTTAGCCCAGGATGCTGAAGAGCATGTAGTTTCCAGCCTAAAAGAATTGTGTCTGAAAAAAGGCATTCAGATCGTTCCTGTGGCCACCATGAAAGAGCTGGGGGATGCCTGCGGAATCCAGGTAGGGGCGGCATCGGCTGCAATTTTAAAACAATAA
- the rpsL gene encoding 30S ribosomal protein S12 encodes MPTINQLIRKGRQKVEYKSTAPALKGSPQKRGVCTVVKTTTPKKPNSALRKIARVRLTNGIEVTAYIPGIGHNLQEHSVVMIRGGRVKDLPGVRYHIIRGTLDTAGVANRKQARSLYGAKRPKK; translated from the coding sequence GTGCCGACCATAAATCAGCTAATAAGAAAAGGTAGACAGAAAGTGGAGTATAAATCTACAGCTCCAGCCCTGAAGGGTTCTCCTCAAAAGAGAGGGGTTTGCACGGTGGTGAAGACAACGACCCCCAAGAAACCCAACTCTGCCTTGAGAAAAATCGCAAGGGTGAGGCTTACCAATGGCATCGAAGTAACGGCTTATATACCCGGTATCGGCCATAACCTTCAGGAGCACTCCGTAGTCATGATAAGAGGAGGCAGGGTGAAGGACCTTCCCGGCGTGAGATACCACATAATCCGAGGAACTCTTGATACAGCCGGAGTCGCCAACCGTAAACAGGCAAGATCGCTTTACGGAGCTAAAAGACCCAAAAAATAG
- the rpsG gene encoding 30S ribosomal protein S7, with translation MPRRGHVARRDVPQDPLYRDKMVTRLINKVMYDGKKGIAQKICYGAFDIINKKTGKDPMEVFQEAMKNVMPVLEVRPRRVGGATYQVPMEVRQDRRQALGIRWLVDYARARGERTMREKLAAEIMDAANGTGGAVKKKEETHKMAEANKAFAHYRW, from the coding sequence ATGCCAAGACGCGGTCATGTAGCGCGCAGAGACGTGCCCCAGGACCCATTATACCGGGACAAGATGGTCACAAGGCTTATAAACAAGGTCATGTATGATGGGAAAAAGGGTATCGCTCAGAAGATATGCTATGGCGCCTTTGACATTATAAACAAAAAGACCGGCAAGGACCCCATGGAAGTTTTCCAGGAAGCCATGAAAAATGTCATGCCGGTTCTGGAAGTCAGACCCAGGCGTGTGGGCGGCGCCACCTACCAGGTTCCTATGGAAGTCAGGCAGGACAGAAGGCAGGCTCTGGGAATAAGGTGGTTGGTGGATTATGCTCGGGCCAGGGGAGAAAGGACCATGAGAGAAAAGCTGGCGGCTGAAATCATGGATGCTGCCAATGGTACAGGCGGAGCAGTTAAGAAAAAAGAGGAAACGCACAAGATGGCAGAGGCCAACAAGGCATTTGCACATTACAGGTGGTAG
- the fusA gene encoding elongation factor G, which translates to MPRQVPLDRLRNIGIMAHIDAGKTTTTERILFYTGKVHKMGEVHEGSAVMDWMEQEQERGITITSAATTCYWKDHRINIIDTPGHVDFTVEVERSLRVLDGSVAVFCAKGGVEPQSETVWRQADKYRVPRIAYVNKMDIMGADFYNVIEMMKERLGAHPVPIQLPIGSEDSFKGIIDLVRQKAYIYTNDLGTEIQETEIPEDMKEKVREYREKMLEAVSDVDEEIMMKYLEGEEISVEEIKRAIRKACVEVKITPVLCGSSYRNKGVQLLLDAVVEYLPSPLDIPPVKGISPDTGEEIPRHASDDEPFSALAFKIMSDPYVGKLTYFRVYSGKLKSGSYVYNSTKNKKERIGRILYMHANHRQEVEEIMTGDIVAAVGLKDTTTGDTLCSEEQPIILESMQFPEPVISVAIEPKTKADQEKMGIALQKLAEEDPTFKTHTDQETGQTIISGMGELHLEIIVDRMFREFKVEANVGKPQVAYKETIRKAVKSEGKFIRQSGGRGQYGHVWIEIEPLEPGKGYEFENKIVGGIIPKEYIPAVDAGIREALENGVLAGYPVVDVKATLYDGSYHEVDSSEMAFKIAGSMAFKEGMKKAQPVLLEPIMKVEVVVPEEYMGDVIGDVNSRRGHIEGIEPRGGAQVIRGFVPLAEMFGYATDLRSKTQGRGTYTMQFSHYAEVPKSIAESIINK; encoded by the coding sequence GTGCCTAGGCAAGTACCACTAGACAGGCTACGAAATATAGGTATAATGGCGCATATTGATGCCGGTAAGACCACAACTACGGAACGGATACTGTTCTATACCGGCAAAGTCCACAAAATGGGAGAGGTCCACGAAGGTTCAGCGGTAATGGACTGGATGGAGCAGGAGCAGGAAAGAGGAATAACCATCACTTCAGCTGCAACTACATGTTACTGGAAGGACCATCGCATAAATATTATCGATACGCCAGGGCACGTGGATTTTACGGTGGAGGTAGAGCGTTCGCTGCGGGTTCTCGACGGTTCAGTGGCTGTGTTTTGTGCTAAAGGAGGCGTGGAGCCTCAGTCAGAAACAGTATGGCGTCAGGCCGACAAATACCGTGTTCCCAGGATAGCCTATGTTAACAAGATGGATATCATGGGCGCGGATTTCTATAATGTCATTGAGATGATGAAGGAGAGACTGGGGGCTCATCCCGTTCCGATACAGCTCCCTATAGGCAGTGAAGATAGTTTCAAGGGAATCATAGACCTGGTTCGTCAAAAGGCCTATATCTACACCAATGACCTCGGCACCGAAATCCAGGAAACTGAGATTCCGGAAGATATGAAGGAAAAGGTCCGCGAATACAGAGAAAAGATGCTGGAAGCTGTTTCTGATGTGGATGAAGAAATAATGATGAAGTACCTGGAGGGCGAAGAGATTTCCGTAGAGGAAATCAAAAGAGCCATTCGAAAGGCATGCGTGGAGGTAAAAATAACTCCTGTGCTGTGCGGTTCCTCTTACAGGAACAAGGGCGTGCAGCTTCTGTTGGATGCGGTGGTGGAATACCTTCCATCTCCTCTGGATATTCCGCCGGTTAAGGGTATTTCTCCGGATACCGGGGAGGAAATTCCAAGGCATGCCAGCGATGATGAACCCTTTTCAGCTCTTGCATTTAAGATCATGAGTGACCCTTATGTAGGTAAGCTGACATATTTCAGGGTTTATTCCGGAAAATTGAAATCAGGTTCCTACGTGTATAATTCCACCAAGAATAAGAAGGAGAGAATAGGCCGGATACTTTACATGCATGCCAATCACCGGCAGGAAGTGGAAGAAATTATGACCGGGGATATAGTGGCGGCCGTAGGACTTAAAGATACTACCACCGGCGATACTCTCTGTAGCGAAGAACAACCTATAATATTGGAATCCATGCAGTTCCCCGAACCGGTTATATCGGTGGCCATAGAACCCAAGACAAAAGCCGACCAGGAAAAAATGGGGATAGCCCTGCAGAAATTGGCGGAGGAGGATCCCACATTTAAAACCCATACCGACCAGGAAACAGGCCAGACCATCATTTCGGGCATGGGAGAATTACATCTGGAGATCATAGTCGACAGGATGTTCAGGGAATTTAAAGTGGAGGCTAATGTGGGCAAACCCCAGGTGGCTTATAAGGAGACCATACGCAAGGCTGTAAAATCCGAAGGCAAATTCATACGGCAATCCGGTGGCAGAGGCCAGTACGGCCATGTATGGATCGAAATTGAGCCTCTGGAGCCCGGAAAGGGATATGAGTTTGAGAACAAGATTGTAGGTGGCATCATACCCAAGGAATACATCCCCGCTGTAGACGCTGGCATCCGGGAAGCTCTGGAAAACGGTGTGCTGGCCGGATATCCCGTGGTAGATGTGAAAGCCACACTCTATGATGGTTCATACCATGAGGTAGACTCTTCAGAAATGGCCTTTAAAATAGCGGGTTCCATGGCATTCAAGGAAGGCATGAAGAAGGCTCAGCCGGTACTTCTCGAGCCTATCATGAAGGTAGAAGTGGTGGTGCCGGAGGAGTATATGGGAGATGTAATCGGAGATGTCAACTCCCGCAGGGGTCACATCGAAGGTATAGAACCCAGGGGAGGAGCCCAGGTTATAAGAGGTTTTGTGCCGTTGGCCGAGATGTTCGGCTATGCCACCGATTTGAGGTCAAAGACCCAGGGGCGCGGCACCTATACCATGCAGTTTTCACATTATGCAGAAGTGCCGAAGAGCATTGCAGAGTCCATTATCAACAAGTAA
- the tuf gene encoding elongation factor Tu, whose translation MAKQKYERTKPHVNIGTIGHVDHGKTTLTAAITKVLANSGLSDFVPFDQIDKAPEERERGITIATAHVEYQTEKRHYAHVDCPGHADYVKNMITGAAQMDGAILVVSAADGPMPQTREHILLARQVGVPYIVVFLNKIDMVDDPELLELVEMEIRELLSSYEFPGDDIPIVPGSALKALECGCGKRECEWCGKIWNLMDAVDSYIPTPERDTEKPFLMPIEDVFTITGRGTVVTGRVERGTLKVGDEVEIVGLAPEKKKTVVTGVEMFRKLLDSAVAGDNIGALLRGIDRDEVERGMVISKPGSIHPHTHFKGQVYVLKKEEGGRHTPFFNGYRPQFYFRTTDVTGVITLPEGTEMVMPGDNIVMDIQLISPIAIEEGLRFAIREGGRTVGAGVVTEIIDK comes from the coding sequence ATGGCAAAGCAAAAATATGAAAGGACAAAACCCCATGTAAACATTGGAACCATAGGTCACGTAGACCATGGCAAAACCACCCTCACAGCAGCCATCACAAAAGTGCTGGCCAACAGCGGGCTATCGGACTTCGTACCCTTTGACCAGATAGACAAAGCCCCCGAAGAAAGGGAGCGCGGAATCACCATAGCCACAGCCCACGTAGAATACCAGACCGAAAAGAGGCACTACGCCCACGTAGACTGTCCGGGCCACGCCGACTACGTAAAGAACATGATAACAGGAGCCGCCCAGATGGACGGAGCCATACTGGTAGTATCCGCCGCCGACGGCCCCATGCCCCAGACAAGAGAACACATCCTTCTGGCAAGACAGGTAGGCGTGCCCTACATCGTAGTATTTTTAAACAAAATAGACATGGTAGATGACCCAGAACTCCTGGAACTGGTAGAAATGGAAATAAGAGAACTTCTGTCATCCTACGAATTTCCGGGAGACGACATACCCATCGTGCCCGGCTCCGCATTAAAAGCACTGGAATGCGGCTGCGGCAAGAGGGAATGCGAATGGTGCGGCAAGATATGGAACCTCATGGACGCAGTAGACAGCTACATTCCCACTCCCGAACGTGACACAGAAAAACCGTTCCTCATGCCCATAGAAGACGTATTCACCATCACCGGCCGCGGCACCGTAGTAACCGGCAGAGTAGAGAGAGGGACACTCAAAGTAGGAGACGAAGTAGAAATAGTAGGTCTTGCCCCCGAAAAGAAAAAGACCGTAGTCACCGGCGTAGAAATGTTCAGGAAACTACTGGATTCAGCAGTGGCGGGAGACAACATTGGAGCCCTGCTCCGCGGCATAGACAGAGACGAAGTGGAAAGAGGCATGGTCATATCCAAGCCCGGCAGCATCCATCCCCACACCCACTTCAAAGGGCAGGTATACGTCTTAAAGAAAGAAGAAGGCGGCAGGCACACACCCTTCTTCAACGGCTACAGGCCCCAGTTCTACTTCAGGACCACCGACGTCACCGGAGTCATCACCCTGCCTGAAGGCACCGAGATGGTAATGCCCGGAGACAACATAGTCATGGACATCCAGTTGATTTCACCCATAGCTATAGAGGAAGGCCTGAGGTTTGCCATCAGGGAAGGCGGCAGGACAGTAGGAGCCGGTGTTGTTACGGAGATTATCGATAAGTAA
- the rpsJ gene encoding 30S ribosomal protein S10, with translation MAQQKIRIRLKAFDHGVLDQSAQKIVETAKRTGAKVSGPIPLPTDRSVITILRAPHKYKDSREQFESRTHKRLIDIKDPNQKTVDALMRLDLPAGVDIEIKL, from the coding sequence ATGGCCCAGCAGAAGATAAGGATACGCCTGAAAGCCTTTGACCACGGAGTGCTTGATCAGTCGGCCCAGAAAATAGTGGAGACGGCAAAGCGGACCGGTGCAAAGGTATCGGGGCCTATACCTTTACCTACAGACAGAAGTGTTATAACCATACTGAGGGCTCCTCATAAATACAAGGATTCCAGGGAACAGTTTGAGTCCAGGACTCACAAGAGGCTCATAGACATAAAGGACCCCAATCAAAAGACCGTTGATGCCCTGATGAGATTGGATTTACCTGCAGGGGTTGACATAGAAATAAAGCTGTAG
- the rplC gene encoding 50S ribosomal protein L3 codes for MSKAILARKLGMTQIFNDKGEALPVTVVEAGPCLVVQKKTVENDGYSALKVGFGDVKEKRLTKPVLGQFKKNQLKPKKYLREFKIQDAEKFNVGDEIKVDIFQPGDRIDVVGITKGKGFAGGVKRWNFNRGPMAHGSMYHRRPGTGGATDPARVFKGKRMPGHLGTERVTIQNLEVVKVDPDRNLLLIKGSVPGPKKSLLFIKNTVKSGK; via the coding sequence ATTTCAAAGGCCATACTGGCGAGAAAACTAGGCATGACCCAGATATTTAATGACAAGGGAGAAGCCTTACCGGTGACAGTAGTAGAGGCAGGGCCATGTCTGGTCGTTCAGAAAAAAACTGTGGAAAACGACGGATATAGCGCCCTGAAAGTCGGTTTTGGCGATGTCAAGGAAAAACGCTTGACAAAACCGGTATTGGGTCAATTCAAGAAAAATCAATTGAAACCGAAGAAATACCTTAGAGAGTTTAAAATACAGGATGCCGAAAAATTTAATGTAGGCGATGAAATAAAGGTAGATATATTCCAGCCCGGGGACAGAATAGATGTGGTGGGCATAACCAAAGGAAAAGGTTTCGCCGGCGGTGTAAAGCGCTGGAACTTCAACCGCGGCCCCATGGCCCACGGCTCCATGTACCACAGGCGTCCCGGTACAGGCGGCGCCACGGACCCCGCCAGGGTATTCAAGGGCAAAAGGATGCCGGGCCACCTGGGAACGGAGCGGGTAACCATTCAAAACCTTGAAGTTGTTAAGGTGGACCCTGATAGGAATCTGCTTTTAATAAAAGGTTCGGTACCGGGTCCAAAAAAATCTCTGCTCTTTATTAAGAACACTGTTAAAAGCGGAAAATAA
- the rplD gene encoding 50S ribosomal protein L4: MPKVALYNTKGEQVGEVELSDDVFGVEVRPDVMHRVVVNYLANQRQGTSSTLTRGEVSGGGRKPWRQKGTGRARHGSIRSPLWRKGGIVFGPKPRSYRFTLPKKLKRYALKSALSAKVADNELIMLDSLTMDAPKTKSMAEILKNIKADKKALIVLPGKDENVEKSARNLPGVKTTSVNTLNVYDILNHDNLIITKEAAERVEEVYAG, translated from the coding sequence ATGCCTAAAGTAGCTTTGTACAATACAAAGGGAGAACAGGTGGGAGAAGTGGAACTTTCCGATGATGTCTTTGGAGTCGAAGTTCGGCCTGATGTAATGCACAGGGTAGTGGTGAATTACCTGGCAAATCAGAGACAGGGCACTTCTTCCACCCTGACCAGAGGAGAGGTGTCCGGAGGTGGCAGAAAGCCCTGGAGGCAGAAGGGCACCGGCAGGGCCAGGCACGGCAGCATCAGGTCGCCATTGTGGCGCAAGGGTGGAATTGTATTTGGACCCAAACCCCGTTCATATAGATTTACATTGCCTAAAAAACTCAAAAGGTATGCACTCAAGTCGGCCCTGAGCGCCAAAGTGGCCGATAATGAATTGATAATGCTTGACAGCCTCACCATGGATGCACCCAAGACCAAATCCATGGCGGAGATATTGAAAAATATTAAAGCTGATAAAAAAGCCCTCATTGTATTGCCGGGCAAGGATGAAAATGTGGAGAAATCTGCCCGCAACCTGCCGGGAGTAAAGACCACTTCCGTCAATACTCTTAACGTATATGACATACTGAACCATGACAATCTCATCATTACAAAAGAAGCGGCAGAGCGGGTGGAGGAGGTGTATGCAGGATGA
- the rplW gene encoding 50S ribosomal protein L23 has protein sequence MRDPHDIILRPWITEKTMDMKPYKKYAFVVDKYSNKTEIKNAVESIFGVKVEKVNTINMRGKKKRMGVHEGKRPDWKKAIVTLKKDSKVIEFFEAL, from the coding sequence ATGAGAGATCCGCATGACATCATTCTACGGCCGTGGATTACAGAGAAAACCATGGATATGAAACCGTATAAAAAGTATGCCTTTGTAGTGGATAAGTACTCAAACAAGACCGAAATAAAAAACGCGGTGGAATCTATTTTCGGCGTAAAAGTAGAAAAGGTCAACACCATAAATATGAGGGGCAAGAAGAAGCGAATGGGCGTCCATGAGGGCAAGAGGCCCGACTGGAAAAAAGCCATAGTCACATTGAAAAAAGACAGCAAGGTCATAGAGTTTTTTGAAGCGCTGTAG
- the rplB gene encoding 50S ribosomal protein L2 has product MAIKKFKPTTPGRRGMTVSTFEEITKKEPERSLVEIMQNTAGRNMQGRITSRHRGGGHKRKYRIIDFKRDKDGIPAKVVAIEYDPNRSANIALLQYKDGEKRYILAPLGLAVGDVVESGENADIKPGNALPLSHTPVGTMVHNVELTPGKGGQLVRAAGAAAQLMAREGGFATLRLPSGEMRMVHEECKATIGQVGNLDHENISIGKAGRSRWMNRRPHVRGVVMNPIDHPHGGGEGKSPIGRKSPVTPWGKPTLGYKTRKKKKASDKYIVKRRK; this is encoded by the coding sequence GTGGCTATAAAAAAGTTTAAACCCACTACGCCGGGTCGAAGAGGCATGACCGTTTCAACCTTTGAAGAAATCACCAAAAAGGAGCCCGAGCGTTCACTGGTGGAAATAATGCAAAACACCGCCGGGCGCAACATGCAGGGCAGGATTACATCCCGGCACCGCGGCGGCGGTCACAAACGCAAGTACAGGATTATCGATTTCAAGAGGGATAAAGATGGCATTCCGGCCAAAGTGGTGGCCATCGAATATGACCCCAACCGTTCGGCAAACATTGCCCTGCTACAGTATAAAGATGGTGAAAAGAGATATATTCTGGCACCTTTAGGTCTTGCAGTGGGAGATGTGGTGGAATCCGGCGAAAATGCCGATATTAAACCGGGCAATGCCCTTCCCTTATCCCATACTCCCGTGGGCACCATGGTTCATAACGTGGAACTTACGCCGGGCAAAGGCGGTCAGTTGGTAAGGGCTGCCGGCGCTGCCGCCCAGCTTATGGCCAGGGAAGGTGGTTTTGCCACCTTGAGGCTGCCTTCCGGCGAGATGAGGATGGTCCACGAAGAGTGCAAGGCTACCATAGGCCAGGTAGGAAACCTGGACCATGAAAATATATCCATCGGAAAAGCGGGACGCTCACGCTGGATGAACAGGAGACCCCATGTCAGAGGCGTTGTTATGAACCCTATAGACCATCCCCATGGCGGTGGCGAAGGAAAATCCCCCATCGGACGCAAGAGTCCTGTTACACCCTGGGGTAAACCTACTCTGGGATATAAGACCAGGAAAAAGAAAAAGGCTTCCGACAAATACATCGTCAAGCGCCGCAAATAG
- the rpsS gene encoding 30S ribosomal protein S19, translating to MSRSTKKGPFVDEKLFKKIVEMNQKRDKKVIKTWSRDSTIFPEMVGHTIAVHDGRKHVPIYITEDMVGHKLGEFAPTRTFKGHGAHTEKSTALK from the coding sequence ATGAGTCGCTCAACAAAAAAAGGCCCCTTCGTTGATGAAAAACTTTTTAAGAAGATAGTTGAGATGAATCAAAAGCGGGACAAAAAGGTAATAAAGACCTGGTCCAGGGATTCCACCATATTTCCCGAAATGGTAGGCCATACCATAGCAGTTCACGACGGCAGAAAGCATGTGCCCATATATATTACCGAAGATATGGTAGGACATAAGCTGGGAGAATTTGCCCCTACAAGGACATTTAAAGGCCACGGAGCCCATACGGAAAAATCCACTGCACTCAAGTAA
- the rplV gene encoding 50S ribosomal protein L22, which produces MEAMARARYVRIAPRKVRVVMDLIRGKKLSEALSILKFTPKSASKVLEKVLLSAAANAQNNHDMDKDALYISKCYVDQGPTLKRFMPRAMGRAAGIHKKTSHITVILKEKEG; this is translated from the coding sequence TTGGAAGCAATGGCGCGGGCAAGATATGTAAGGATTGCACCCAGAAAGGTGAGAGTTGTAATGGACCTTATCCGGGGCAAGAAGCTTTCAGAAGCTCTTTCCATTTTAAAATTTACGCCCAAATCGGCGTCGAAAGTCCTGGAAAAGGTGCTGCTTTCGGCGGCTGCCAATGCGCAAAACAACCATGACATGGATAAGGATGCGCTCTATATATCGAAATGCTATGTTGATCAGGGACCGACACTGAAGCGCTTTATGCCCAGGGCGATGGGGCGCGCAGCCGGGATTCATAAAAAGACAAGTCATATAACGGTTATATTAAAAGAAAAGGAGGGATAA
- the rpsC gene encoding 30S ribosomal protein S3, whose amino-acid sequence MGQKIHPHGLRVGIIKDWDSRWYSSRDFAELLLEDFKIREYIKKKLYSSGVSRIEIERAANRVKVTINTAKPGMVIGKGGTGVEELKNELEKMTGKQVSVNVVEIKNPDIDAQLIAENIASQLEKRISFRRAMKQAISRAMKTGARGIKTMVSGRLGGAEIARSEMYHEGTIPLQTLRADIDYGFAEAYTTYGRIGVKVWVYKGEVLPVKKAQKTEEGGEAIDVNAKAGEI is encoded by the coding sequence TTGGGTCAAAAGATACACCCTCATGGGCTGAGAGTGGGAATAATTAAAGACTGGGATTCCAGATGGTATTCCAGCAGGGATTTTGCCGAACTTCTGCTGGAGGATTTTAAGATAAGAGAGTATATAAAGAAAAAACTGTATTCCTCCGGCGTTTCAAGAATAGAGATTGAAAGGGCTGCCAATAGGGTAAAGGTCACCATCAACACTGCCAAACCCGGAATGGTTATAGGTAAGGGCGGCACCGGCGTGGAAGAACTGAAAAATGAACTTGAGAAAATGACGGGTAAACAGGTTTCCGTAAATGTGGTGGAGATAAAGAACCCGGATATCGATGCCCAGCTGATAGCCGAGAACATTGCATCACAGCTGGAGAAGCGTATTTCCTTCCGCCGGGCCATGAAACAGGCCATTTCCAGGGCTATGAAGACCGGAGCCAGAGGAATCAAAACCATGGTGAGTGGTCGCCTGGGTGGTGCCGAAATCGCACGGTCCGAAATGTATCACGAGGGGACTATTCCTCTGCAAACTCTTAGAGCGGATATCGACTACGGTTTTGCAGAGGCCTATACCACCTATGGACGCATAGGAGTTAAAGTGTGGGTTTACAAGGGCGAAGTCCTTCCTGTTAAAAAAGCGCAAAAAACGGAGGAAGGAGGAGAAGCAATCGATGTTAATGCCAAAGCGGGTGAAATATAG
- the rplP gene encoding 50S ribosomal protein L16: MLMPKRVKYRKQQRGVMKGKAHKGTEITYGEYGLQAQEAAWLTSQQIEAARVAMTRFIKRGGKVWIKIFPDKPVTKKPAETRMGSGKGSPELWVAVVKPGRVLFELGGVPEEVAKEAMTLASHKLPVKTKIVKRVELGGDENEG; the protein is encoded by the coding sequence ATGTTAATGCCAAAGCGGGTGAAATATAGAAAACAGCAGCGCGGTGTAATGAAAGGCAAGGCGCATAAGGGAACGGAAATAACCTATGGAGAATACGGCCTTCAGGCTCAGGAAGCCGCATGGCTTACCAGCCAGCAAATAGAGGCTGCCAGGGTTGCCATGACCAGGTTCATTAAAAGGGGCGGAAAAGTTTGGATTAAGATATTTCCCGATAAACCCGTAACCAAGAAACCCGCTGAAACCCGTATGGGTAGCGGTAAGGGTTCTCCTGAACTGTGGGTGGCTGTGGTTAAACCCGGCCGTGTCCTGTTTGAACTAGGCGGAGTTCCCGAAGAGGTAGCAAAGGAGGCCATGACTCTGGCTTCACATAAGTTGCCTGTAAAGACAAAAATTGTAAAACGCGTGGAATTGGGCGGTGATGAGAATGAAGGTTAA
- the rpmC gene encoding 50S ribosomal protein L29, translated as MKVKQIRDLSDDELMQKIKDLKGELFNLRFQAATGQLDNPMRIREVRKTIARIKTVLTERQNEKQKARFAK; from the coding sequence ATGAAGGTTAAACAGATAAGAGATCTCTCCGACGATGAGCTCATGCAGAAGATAAAGGACCTCAAGGGAGAACTTTTTAACCTCCGGTTTCAAGCGGCTACCGGCCAACTGGATAATCCCATGAGAATCCGCGAGGTCAGGAAGACCATAGCGCGCATAAAGACAGTTCTTACCGAAAGGCAGAATGAAAAGCAAAAAGCAAGATTTGCAAAGTGA
- the rpsQ gene encoding 30S ribosomal protein S17, whose protein sequence is MEGRNNRKVRTGVVVSDKMDKTIVVAVENFMRHPKYGKTIKRTKKFKAHDENNECKIGDTVKIMETRPLSHDKRWRLVEIVKKAQ, encoded by the coding sequence GTGGAAGGTCGAAACAATAGGAAAGTCCGCACCGGAGTTGTGGTCAGCGACAAAATGGATAAGACCATAGTCGTGGCCGTTGAAAACTTTATGAGACATCCCAAGTACGGAAAAACCATCAAGAGGACCAAGAAATTTAAGGCCCATGACGAAAACAATGAATGCAAGATCGGCGATACGGTTAAGATTATGGAAACAAGACCCCTGAGCCACGATAAACGGTGGAGGCTGGTGGAGATCGTAAAGAAAGCCCAGTAA
- the rplN gene encoding 50S ribosomal protein L14 codes for MIQVQTRLNVADNTGAKELMCIRIMGGSKRKFAHVGDIIVASVKNATPDGVVKKGDVVKAVVVRTKKGVPRPDGSYIKFDENAAVIINEDKNPKGTRIFGPVARELREKDFMKIISLAPEVL; via the coding sequence ATGATACAGGTTCAAACCAGGCTGAATGTGGCGGATAATACCGGAGCCAAGGAATTGATGTGCATACGTATCATGGGTGGTTCCAAGCGGAAGTTTGCCCATGTGGGGGATATAATTGTAGCTTCAGTTAAAAATGCGACACCCGACGGCGTTGTTAAAAAGGGAGATGTGGTAAAGGCTGTCGTGGTAAGGACTAAAAAGGGAGTTCCACGACCGGATGGTTCATATATAAAATTCGATGAAAATGCCGCCGTTATAATAAATGAGGATAAAAACCCAAAGGGAACGCGTATATTTGGACCCGTAGCCCGGGAGCTTAGAGAAAAAGACTTCATGAAGATCATATCCCTGGCGCCTGAAGTTTTGTAG
- the rplX gene encoding 50S ribosomal protein L24 has product MAKVHVKKGDIVTVISGKDKGKKGKVIRIFPKEEKAIVEGINMATKHKKPSAKVPQGGIIHQELPIYTSKLMPVCSKCQSATRVGHSVLADGTKVRVCKKCGEVLDK; this is encoded by the coding sequence TTGGCAAAGGTCCACGTGAAAAAGGGAGATATCGTCACTGTAATTTCTGGTAAAGACAAGGGCAAAAAGGGAAAGGTCATAAGAATATTCCCCAAAGAAGAAAAGGCCATCGTTGAAGGCATCAATATGGCCACAAAGCATAAAAAACCTTCGGCAAAGGTACCCCAGGGCGGGATAATACACCAGGAACTGCCCATATATACTTCGAAGCTGATGCCGGTATGCAGCAAGTGCCAGAGTGCCACACGAGTAGGCCACTCGGTGCTGGCTGATGGCACAAAGGTGCGGGTATGCAAAAAGTGCGGAGAGGTTCTGGATAAATAA